One stretch of Schistocerca nitens isolate TAMUIC-IGC-003100 chromosome 11, iqSchNite1.1, whole genome shotgun sequence DNA includes these proteins:
- the LOC126212720 gene encoding uncharacterized protein LOC126212720: MDEIDTELLITLVEVRPVLWDKTLDAYRDRIATKNAWREVCVALKQDFDEMEDKDKNAFGIEVIRRWTNLRDSFVKSNIKIQAAKKSGSAAKKMKKYVYSDQLQFLKKLYDARETEDSFQSERTARLEEDIETQGSVENTENVSGPFDTAPTQQTSKSECHTNRKHRKPDAIEMKILRALEEDKPCSKMSFLLSLKPHLEKFDEQDYLQFQMGVLKVIENIYERRNILTAQPPPFTHYTPPMPYNNRFQAYSYSPMENAAPISSYHTHQIRPPPAAPNPTTFLEQPLQTSQGRSSYQRINKVPPPYPSPSTSSHEGPPSTTQFYNVFAESLSPQSDSTVSPATNSLVSTADIDIDFSTS, encoded by the exons atggatgaaattgatactgaacttttgataaccttggtggaagtaagacctgttctgtgggacaaaactctagatgcgtatagagatcgtattgctacaaagaatgcttggcgggaagtttgcgtagcactgaagcaagattttgatgagatggaagacaaagataaaaatgcgtttg gtatagaagtaatacggaggtggaccaatctacgagactcctttgtgaagtcaaacataaaaattcaagctgcgaaaaaaagtggctcagcagcaaagaaaatgaaaaagtatgtatattctgatcagctgcagtttctaaaaaagctgtatgatgctcgagagacggaggacagttttcaatcggaacgcaccgccagactggaagaagatatagaaacgcagggctccgtcgaaaatactgagaatgtttctgggccatttgatacagcacccacacaacaaacatccaaaagcgagtgccatacaaacagaaaacatagaaaacctgatgcaatcgaaatgaaaatattacgagctctggaagaagacaaaccttgcagcaaaatgtcatttttacttagtctgaagcctcatctggaaaaatttgatgaacaggattatcttcagtttcagatgggagtcctcaaagttatagaaaatatatatgaaaggagaaatatattgacagctcaacctcctccatttacccattacacacctcccatgccctataataatagatttcaagcttattcttattcacctatggaaaatgctgctccaatatcctcttaccatacgcatcagattcgtcctcctccagctgcaccaaacccaactacttttctcgaacaaccattacagacttctcaaggtcgcagttcttatcaacgaattaataaagtgccaccaccatacccttcgccttccacaagtagccatgaaggcccaccatcaacaacgcagttctacaacgtttttgcagagagcctgtcgccacaaagtgacagtacagtcagtcctgctacaaactctttggtttcaactgctgatattgatattgacttttctacttcataa